The nucleotide window tcagctcttctaaCAGGGTTACCCAAGGACATTTGTTTATCCCCTCACCTGGGCTCAGTAAACATTCATTAAGCACAGACCTATCCctgaaaaaagaactaaaaatagcaAGAACTTGAGTAAGTTACATAGCCTCCGACCTCTCGGAAAAGACTGGGTTACAGCCAGTCTTGGAAAAGACTGGTCCTCCACTGGCATTATCATGGAGCAATGCACAGGAGCCAGCCTGTCAGGAAGTTATCTGAGGTCTTCCTTGACCACCCTTCTAAACTTGCAGCTTCCTCCCTGCATTGCCcattctgctttgctttttctcCTTGGCACTCAGCACATACTCTgtgtttcacttctcttctttactgtCAGTCTCCACCCACCCGCAATGTAAGCTCCCTGTGGATAGAGATTTTTGCCAGCCTGGTTCACTTCTGTATCTTCAGAATTCAGAATAGTACCTCGCagatagtagatgctcaataaatttgttaaataaatttgttaaaataataaataagcattttagcctatttttaaaaagaggtttaaTCCCTGACCTCTACTCCAGCAACATGAATTactttttggtaaatatttgtagTCTTTACTATAAAGCCTTTCTTTTccagtaaaaattatatttctagcaTAAACACGTATATTCTGAATTGTGTTTTGGAAATATAATGCCATTTCTGAGAGCATCGACAGTGGTTCTGTTTAAGCCCAGGGAGGGTTGGAGCAGGGATCATGGGCACATTTTGGGGACTGTTGTGTGTGGACTGGAGCAAAGGAACAGGGTCTGGGATGGTTAGCGGAAGCCAAGGAAACCTGAACACTGGGTGTTCTTGCACCATTAGAACTCTGCTCCTAGGTGTTCCAGAGGACAAGGACCgtggtgacagaggtggccaagAAGAGCAGGTAGATGCGGAAGAGCAGGTTGTCCATCATGTGGCCGAATTGCACCCACAGGTCAGCGAGCTGGGCTCTTGTCAATCCTGTGCCCCCATTCAGTTCTGCCTCTTTGGGTCCCAACTCCTTCCCTCCCAGTTTTCCTGGCTCCTTCAGTCCTATGGGGAGGACAGAGATATAGCCATGAGATGGGAGGGAGACAGGATTAGAGAAATGGGAGACTGGGAAGTTGGGCCAGTGTAGACAGGGTGAGCAGTGTAGACTTCTCTTACCAGACAGGTAGGTGGATATGAGGCCCAggcttgtattttctttctgggGCACAGCAGGGCAGCATGTCCTTGGACTGGCGTAGCGTAGAAGCAGGGAGTGGAGCCAGCGAGGCatgggtgggggctgggtggtGGCCAGGTGCAGCAGGTAGGTGATAAAGATGGTCTCCAGGAGGCTGAGCACCATCAGGGACAGACACAGGGCAAAGTAGACACCTGGGTGGCAGGAAGGAGCACACTCGGGTGAGTCAGGGCCAGAAGGACCACCAAGCCCCCCTTTCTTCTGTCTCACACCTCAAGCCTTTTTAAAGATGACTGCACCTTAACTGCCTCAGCAGATCTAGCCAGTTCACTCGCCTACCCTGCCTatgttttttttcactttttatttcccGACTGTGAGGTAGGGGACATACTAAAGAGGGAGGTGCCAGTGGCAGGAAGTAAGTCACTGATATTGAGCAGGAAGACATTGTAGCCCAACAGGAGTGTCATCTTGAATGGGGCACGGTTCTCACTTTCTGCCGGCAGGTAGAAGCTGAGGGCATCAATGGCGACTAGAAAGCTACTGGGCACCAGGAGATTTATAACGTAGAGGGTGGGCCTGCGCCTGATGGCcacctggtggggaggggagagcagagaACCAGGTGAAGTTAGAACTGGAGTGAAACCAAGGGATGAGTCcagtcccttcctttctttctttttttttttttttttttttttggtctatacCATACAGCCtattggatcttagttccatgaccagggatcaaacttgcaccccctgcattggaagtgcagactttcaaccactggatcaccagggaagtcccacccctTCCTTTCTTGATGTTCTCACTCCAACAGTAGCTCTTTTTGAGAGGAGCAGCTTTTGTGTGACAAATAGGACTCCCCCATACCCACTGAAGAAAACCTAGGCCAGGGATGATAGGTTCAGAGATGGGGGTTGCTTTGGGGACTTGGGAGAGAGGAAGGCTGTGAGAGTTATGGTGCCTAGGGACTTTTTGGTCTTAGGACAAGTGGTGAAAGGCTCTGAGACTTAGAAGGGTCTGATGAGGAAGCTATGGGGGATGGAGAGTCATGCTGGAATCTCTGGCCTTACATAGAACATGATCTGGTCAAAAAGACTGGTGCCCACAGACATCTTCGGGGTGGCCTTGTTGATGCCCAGGAGCTCCCACTCTCCTTGTGTGCGGCCACGGTCACGTGAGTCATCCATTATCTCCCACACTTCCTTGCCCATGCCCAGCAACATGCTTTCCTCTGCCGGGGAGACAAACACTCAGTTCACATCTGCTCAGCACCTGCTCTATGCTGGGATTGCAGAGATGATTCGATGACTGTTTTAGTTACTTTTTCAGCTAGTCCTGTAATGTGACTTCCTTGCCTCCAGTTGCCTCCTTTCAGTTTTGGGCTTTTTCAGGAAGTCTCTAAAATTCAACTTCTCCCCACCATCTACACACCCGCAACTAGAAAATATTCCACTATCCCcttttatacataaaaaaaatGACTTGGCCCCTGAGTGTTTTTTTGTTGCCCCACTGGTTGATCTCATTTTATTCAGTGCAACTCACCTGTATAGAGGAAAGAGCTAAAGGTGAGGGTGCAGTTCTGCTGGTCAAATGGGAAGTAGAAGATGTCCAGGTTACAGATGCTGGTCACCCTCATCGGTTTATTATAC belongs to Bubalus bubalis isolate 160015118507 breed Murrah chromosome 1, NDDB_SH_1, whole genome shotgun sequence and includes:
- the LOC102398799 gene encoding 5-hydroxytryptamine receptor 3C — its product is MEGWWSTTGGFLLCLSASLVLQGRANTFTINCSGFDQQGVDPTVFQSLFNKKDFRPVTNFSIPTRINISFTLSAILEVDAQLQLLTSFLWLKLSWNHPFISWDPEECGDIKKLAITAENLWLPDIFIIESMDVDQTPDGLSAYVSNDGHVVYNKPMRVTSICNLDIFYFPFDQQNCTLTFSSFLYTEESMLLGMGKEVWEIMDDSRDRGRTQGEWELLGINKATPKMSVGTSLFDQIMFYVAIRRRPTLYVINLLVPSSFLVAIDALSFYLPAESENRAPFKMTLLLGYNVFLLNISDLLPATGTSLFSVYFALCLSLMVLSLLETIFITYLLHLATTQPPPMPRWLHSLLLRYASPRTCCPAVPQKENTSLGLISTYLSGLKEPGKLGGKELGPKEAELNGGTGLTRAQLADLWVQFGHMMDNLLFRIYLLFLATSVTTVLVLWNT